The sequence CAACAGGGTGCTGGAGGAGCTCGGCCACCCCCAGGTCCGGGTGGTCGACGACATCTGGGCCCGGATGCCCACCAGCTCGGAGACCGAGCGGCTCCAGCTCCAGTCGGGAACGCCCGTGGTCGTCTACGTCCGGGTCGGATACGACGAGAGCGACACCCCCGTGCGTGTGGCGGTGTCGGTCCTCCCCGCCGACAAGCACCTGATCAGATACGAGCTGGAAAGCCGTTGACGTCCCCGTGGCCGCCCTGACGGGGCGGCCCCGTTCACGTCCGCGCCGCGGGCGGCCATCGGGCCGCACCCGCCGGACGGACAGGCGCCGCCTCTTCCCTCGGCTCGCCTCAGACCCCTAGGCGTTCCGCCTAGCCCGGCATGGATGCCGTGCGCCACCGCTCGGCCACTTTCCGTGTCACCTCACGCACCCAGTGCAACGAAGGGATGAACCATGCACTCGAACACCGTCAACCCCACCACGCGCCTGCTCACACTGCGCGCCGCGACCGGCGCCGACCTCCCGGGAGTGCTCGCGCTCCTCGCGGAGACGGCCGACTGGCTGAACGGCCGCGGCGTACGGCAGTGGCCCGCCGGAGGCTTCCCGGCCGAGCGCATCGCCCCACTGATCGAGGAGGGGACCATGTATCTGCTGGACGGCGAGGAGGGGCCCGCCGCCACCCTCGCCCTGGACGGTCAGGCCGACCCCGAGTTCTGGGCGGCCGGGGACGACCCGGGATCGGCGCTCTACGTCCACAAGCTGTCCGTGGCGCGCGCCCACTCCGGCCGCGGCCTGGGGGAGGCGCTGCTCGACTGGGCGGGCCTGCGGGTGCTGGCGATGGGCAGAAAATGGCTCCGGCTTGACTGCTCCAAGGACAACACGCGACTGCAGGACTACTATCGGGACCAGCGTTTCGCTCACCTCCGCACGGTCGATCTGCCGCACCGTGCCTCGGGGGCGCTGTTCCAGCGGGCCGGTGGCCTGCGAGGCCGCGCCCTCGGCACCGCGATGCCTTTCGTGGACTGGCGTGGATCTTCGGTACGGCAGCATGTCTGAACCACGGCGATCCCGGGACAAAGTCATCCGATAGCCTCACCCCATGACCGGATCCTTGCTTGAGGTGATCGCGCTCGACGTGCGTGACGCCGTCGCGGCGGAAGAAGGCGGCGCCGACCGTCTGGAGATCGTCGTCGACATGGCGTCCGACGGGCTCACCCCGGCGGTGGAGACGGTCGCGGCGATCTCCAAGGAGTGCGCGCTGCCGCAGATGGTGATGCTGCGCGGCGAGGCCTCGTTCCTGGCCGCGCCCGAGTCGCTGGAGGGCCTGCGGCGTGACGCCCGGGCCCTCTCCGAAGCGGGCGCGGCCGGGTTCGTCTTCGGCTTCCTCGACTCCGCCGGAGTGGTCGACCTGGCCGCCACCGAGGCGCTCATCCACGCCGTCGCCCCGCTGCCCTGGACCTTCCACCGGGCGGTCGACCACGCGGCCGACATCCAGGCGGGCTGGCGGGCCGTCCGCCTGCTGCCCAACCTCGCCACCGTGCTCACCTCCGGGTCGCCCCACGGCGTGGGCGACGGCCTGGCGCTGCTCAAGACCCGCTGCGAGGCCGGCGACGGTCCGCTGATCATGGCGGGCGGCGGGCTCAGGCCGGGTCACGTCCCGGCGCTGCTGGAGTACGGCGTGCGGGCCTTCCACGTCGGCAGCGCGGTGCGGGCCTCGTGGTCCGACCCGGTCGACGCGCGCCTGGTCCGCCAGTGGCGGACCCTGATCGACTGACGCGTACGGAGGATCCGCCGGTTCACGTCTTCCCGAGGGCCAGGTCGGCGCGGCGGAGGGCGGCGGTCATCGTCCGGACCGTGGCGGGCTCGTCCATCACGCCGCCCGCCGCCTCGCGCCGCTCCTCCCAGGCGCGCACCCGCTGCGCGTACTCCTCGTAGTGCGACAGGTGGAAGTGGTAGACCGCGGCGTAACGGCTGACCAGGTGTGAGGGGTGCATGTCCCAGCCCTGGTAGAAGCCGTGGCTCAGGGAGTGCCTGACCAGCTCCGCGTGCCGCCGCCACAGCTCCCGCACGGCGTGCCCGTCGCCGGAGGCGGGCGAGGCGGCCAGCGAGCCGTCCGACAGCTCCACCCCGGTCCCGGCGAACGCCGTCCGCATGACGTGCCGGGCGTGGTCGCAGACCGGATGGTCCAGCCGCTGCTCGTGCGGGGGCAGGGAGCAGCTCGCCGTGTAGTCGAAGACCCCGAAGTGCGCGGCGGCCAGCCTGCCCCCGAGCGCGGCGACCAGGGAGGGGTCGAGGAACAGCACCGTCTGGGGGGCCTCCACCTGCATCTCGAACCGGAGCGTGCCGCCGGCGAGGCCGAGCCCTCCCTCCAGCGCCTCCAGGCAGTCGGCGAACTGGCCGAGATAGGCCCTCATCAGGACTTTGGGGAAGGTGACCACGAACCCCGCCGGCAGGTGCCCGGCCCGCTCCATCACCCCGGTCAGGAACCCGTCCAGCGTCCGGACGCTGCGGGCCGGATCGCCGTCGGCGAACGACTTCACCCGCAGCCCCCAGCGGCGGGGGAGCGTCCCGTCCGCGTGCAGGGCCGCGACGGCCGCCGCGGCCTGGGCGACGTGGCCGTCCTCCTCGCCGGGGCGCGGGCCGTACCCGTCCTCGAAGTCCACCCGCAGGTCCTCGACCGGCTCCGTGCCGAGCTTGGCGGCGACCTTCTCGTGCACGGCCCCCGCCACCTGCTCGTCCATGCCGAAGACCCCCGCCATGTCCTCGGCGGGCAGGTGCCGCCCGAACAGCTCCAGCGCCGCCTCCCCCCACGCCGCCACCGTCCCGGCGCCGAACCGGTCGGCCGGCACGTAGACGGTGTGCACCGGCTGCCAGGGCGGCGGCGCCGCCGGATAGGCCGCCGACTGCTCGCGGTGGGTCTCCCCGAAGCCGGGGATCAGGGCCAGCGGGTCGGTGAGCGTGACGCGCATCGGGTGCTCCTCATGGACGTGTCGGGCCGGTCGCACCCCAATGCCCGGCCGTCCCCGGACACGACGCGCGTGGTCTCGCCGGTTTCCCTGAGCGGGCCGGCGGGCCGTGTCGTGCGGGGAGGGACGGCGGGGCCGGAGGCGGTGAGCGGGTCAGCGGCCGGAGGCGGTGAGCATCGCGGCGAGGCCGAGGAGCTTGACGCGGTCGCCGCGGCCCAGGGTCCTGGCCAGGGACTCCTCGGCCGCCTCGATGGCCAGCCAGTGCCGGTAGGTGATGGGCGCGACGCCCCGGGACGCGAGGACGGCGTCCAGGTCCGCGCGCCGTACCGGCTCACGGCCGGCGAGGTCGGCCAGGAGGGTGCGGACCGTCTCGGCGGCGTCGGACTTGTTGGTGCCGATCACCCCGGTGGGACCGCGCTTGAGCCAGCCCGCCACGTACTCGCGGTCACGGACCCGGCCGGCCACGTTCGGCACGGTCATGGTGGCGTCGGAGAAGGGGACGCCGGGCAGTGGCACGCTCTGGTAGCCGACCGAGCGCAGGACCATGCCGACCGGAAGGGTCTCGAACTCGCCGGTGCCCACGACGCGGCCGTCCACCAGCCGGGTCCGTTCGAGCCTGAGCGCCTCCACCCGGCTCTCGCCGAGGATCTCCACGGGGCGCATCCAGAACCGCACGTCCAGCCGCCTGGGGCGGCCCACGGGGCTGCGGGCGGCCCAGCTCTGCAGCACCTCGACGTTCCCCCGGATCTGCCGCGACGCCTCCGTGACGTCCGCCACCGCCTCCTCGGGCCGTACGCACACGTCCGCGTTGGCCAGCTCGCCCAGCTCCCGCAGCTCCTTCAGGGTGAACTTGGCGTGCTCCGGCCCCCGGCGGCCGATCATGTGGATGGCCTTGACCTGGCTGCCGGCCAGCCGGGTCAGCACCTCGTCCGGCACGTCCGTGGCGCGCAGTTCCTCGGCGGTCTTGGCGAGGACGCGCACCACGTCCACCGCCACGTTGCCCACGCCGATCACCGCGACCTCCGGGCTGTCGAGGACGAAGCGGTCGGCGGGCGTGTCGGGGTGGCCGCAGTACCAGTTCACGAAATCGGTGGCCGCCACGCTGCCGGGCAGGTCCTCGCCGGGGATGCCCATCCGCCGGTCCACCATCGCGCCGGTGCAGTAGACCACGGCGTCGTAGCAGTCCAGCAGATCGGTGACGCCGACGTCCTTGCCGAGCTCGACGCCGCCCAGGAACCGCACGGCCGGCAGCTCCAGCACCCGGCGCAGGTAGTCCGCGATCGACTTGATCGAGGTGTGGTCGGGGGCCACGCCGTAGCGCACCAGGCCGTAGGGCGTGGGCAGCCGCTCGATCACGTCCACCTCGACGGACCCGGGGGCCTGCTTCGTCAACGCCTCGGCCGTGTAGATCCCGGCAGGTCCCGACCCGACAATCGCGACTCGCAGTGACACGTCGCCTCCTAGGGCGCTGGCTGTCGTGAACGCGATTCTGTATCACCGGGGCTCGCCCTGCCAGCCTCGACAGGCCGAGTTGATCCAGATAATCCGCGTTACCGGTGCGCGGCCCCGTTCCTGGCGGGGATTTCAGGCTGCACCGGATATATCCGTCGTACCCACTCGTGGCGGTTATCTCGCTGTATCCGGCCCTGCAACGCTGTTCCCGCCCCGCGCCCGGCCGGCCGCCCGCGCGCGCAGGACGCGCTTGTCCGTCTTCCCGTTCGCGTTGGCGGGCAGGACGTCCACCACGATCACCCGCCTGGGCACCTTGTAGTTGGACATGTTCTCCCGGGCCCAGGCGAGAACCCTCTCCGGATCGACGGCGACACCCGGCCGGGGGACCACGAACGCCCAGCCGGCCTCGCCCGACCTCTCGTCCGGCATCCCGACCACCGCGGCCTGGGCCAGGGAGCCCTCCCGCAGCAGCAGCCCCTCCACCTCGGCGGGGGAGACGTTGAACCCGCCGACGATGAACAGCTCCTTCTTGCGGTCCACGACCGCGAGGTTGCCGTCGGCGTCGAAGGTGCCGATGTCGCCGGTGTGGAGCCAGCCGTCCCTGATCACCTCGGCCGTCCTGTCCGGGTCGTCCCAGTAGCCGCGCATGACCCCGTAGCCGCGCATGACGATCTCCCCGCGCTCTCCGGTGGGGACCTCCGCGCCGTGGTCGTCCACGATCCTGACCTCGATGCCCGGCACCGGGCGGCCCGTGCTCGACGCGACGACCTCGACGGGGTCCTCCGCCCTGGTCATGGAGACGACCGTGCCCTCCATCAGCCCATAGGCGTTGATCATGCGCTCCAGGCCGGTCCGCTCCAGCAGCCTGCGGATGAGCTCGGCGGGCACCGAGGCCGCGCCGCAGATCGCCACGCGGAGCGAGTGCTCCCCGACGTCGCCCTCCAGCAGCCGGTGGAACAGCGTCGGCGGACCGGCCAGAACCGTGATCCGCCTGTCGTGGATCAGCTCCGTCAGCAGCTCCGGGCCGAACACCGGGATCGGCATCATCGTGGCCCGGCGCATCACCGAGGCCAGCAGCCCGGCGTTGAGCCCGAAGCCGTGCGCGAACGGCGCGACGATCGGATAGCGGTCGCCGGGTCGGAGGGTGACGATCTCCGCCCAGTCCCAGTAGCCCCGCAGCGTGTGGCCGTGCTCCAGCATGACGCCCTTGGGGGTCCCCGTGCTGCCGGAGGTGGACATGATCTCGCACAGGTCGTCCGGCCGTACGGCCAGCGCCCGCTCCTCCGCCTCGGCGTGGCCGATCCGGGCCCCGGCCGAGAGCATCCGCGAGCGCCGCACCGTCCCCGGCCGCTCCAGCGCGTCGGGCACGACCGAACACCGCAGCTCCGGCAGGCCCTCGAAGGGCCGCCCCGCCCCGGGGCCGCCCGCCGTGCCGGCCAGCAGATCGGTGAAGACCGTGCCGTCCGGGCCGTGGCCGGTGACCAGCACGCTCGCCCCGGTCCTGCCGAGCGTCGCGGCGGCCTCGATGCCCTTGTAGCGCGCCGACAGCGGGACGAGCACCGCCCCGGCGTCCCAGACGCCGAACGCCCCCACCACCCAGTCCGGGTCGTTCAGGCCCCAGATCGCGACCCGGTCCCCGGGCCGCACGCCCAGGGCGATCAGGCCGCGGGCGACGGCGCCGGCCCGGTCGCGCAGCCCGGCGAGCGACAGCCGTACCTCGCCGCCGGCCACCACGATGTCGGAGGGGTGGGTGCCGGCCTGGTCGCGGAGCATCCGGGGGATCGTCCCCCAGTCGGGTACTTCCATGGCGGTCGCGCCTCCGGAGGGGGTCAGCGGGCGATGGCCGTACGGTCCCTGCCCAGGTGGTGGCCGCGCGCGTCGTTCACCACGCCCCGGGGGGCGGCCTCCGACGCCTGTGGGGAGATCTCGACGTCGATCGTGATCGGGGTGAGCGCCCGGAGCGACTGCCGGATGCGTGACTTCCACATGGGGTTGCCGACGAGGCTCTCTCGGTTGAACGTCACGGTCAGGGTCACGGCGTCGAGCGTGCCCTGCCGTGACACGCCCAGCTCCCAGCCGGAGACTCCGTCGATCTTGCCGAGCGCCCTCTCGATCCGGTTCAGCGACAGCCACACCCCGCGGACCAGCACGTGGTCGCCGACGGTGTGCTCCGGCGCGGGGACCGCGTCCCCGGCGGCCACCCGGACGACCTGCCCGGTGCGGAGCGTCGCGCCGGTCGCCGGATCGGCGACGACCACCTCGGCCAGGCCGGGGGCGTACGGGGGGACCAGCGACTCGTCCTTCTCCAGCGAGGCCAGGCCGACCGACCCCGGATCGAACAGGGTGAGCGGGGCCGGCTCCGAGGACCGCCAGCCCAGCGGCACCGCGGTGAACGGCGAGCAGTAGACCTCCGTCACCTCCGCCTCGAACTCGGCCGCCAGGTGAGGCATCGTCCGCCGTGAGGCGATCTCCCCGGTCAGGATGATGTGCCGCAGGCCCAGGTCGAGCGGGTCGAGCAGGAACTCCAGGTGCAGCCGGGCCAGCAGGTCCATGGCCCCGGTCGGCGTGATCACCAGGGTGGTCGCCCCCAGGGACTCCAGCGCGTGGTGCAGCCGGAGCCGGCCGCGCGGCCCGACGGAGGCGGCCGCACGGGCCACCCCGGCGGCGGCCCGGGCCCACTGCGCGCCCGCGAGCTCGCCGTCCCCGGACAGCGCCACCACCACGCGGTCCACCGCGCCCACCCCCGCCGCCTCCAGCGCGGCGGCGTACGCCCCGGTCCGCTCGGCGTCGCCGCCCGCCGCGGCCACGCTGTCGGCGTCCGCCGAGACCAGCAGCAGGCCGGTCGCGGTACGGCCCGCCGAGGCGAGGTCGCTCCGGGTCTTCCAGACCGTCATGTTCCCCTCCGCCGCCCCGTCGCCCCGATCGGCCGTCATTTCGCCACCTCGGCCATGAACAGCCGCATCGACGCGCAGACGTGCTCGTGGGCGAGGCCGCCGACCTGGGCCTGGAGGATCAGGTCGGTGGCCCCGGCCTCGGCGATGCGGGCCGCCGCCTTGCGCGAGCCCTCCACGTCGTCCA comes from Streptosporangium roseum DSM 43021 and encodes:
- a CDS encoding copper homeostasis protein CutC is translated as MTGSLLEVIALDVRDAVAAEEGGADRLEIVVDMASDGLTPAVETVAAISKECALPQMVMLRGEASFLAAPESLEGLRRDARALSEAGAAGFVFGFLDSAGVVDLAATEALIHAVAPLPWTFHRAVDHAADIQAGWRAVRLLPNLATVLTSGSPHGVGDGLALLKTRCEAGDGPLIMAGGGLRPGHVPALLEYGVRAFHVGSAVRASWSDPVDARLVRQWRTLID
- a CDS encoding DUF6986 family protein — its product is MRVTLTDPLALIPGFGETHREQSAAYPAAPPPWQPVHTVYVPADRFGAGTVAAWGEAALELFGRHLPAEDMAGVFGMDEQVAGAVHEKVAAKLGTEPVEDLRVDFEDGYGPRPGEEDGHVAQAAAAVAALHADGTLPRRWGLRVKSFADGDPARSVRTLDGFLTGVMERAGHLPAGFVVTFPKVLMRAYLGQFADCLEALEGGLGLAGGTLRFEMQVEAPQTVLFLDPSLVAALGGRLAAAHFGVFDYTASCSLPPHEQRLDHPVCDHARHVMRTAFAGTGVELSDGSLAASPASGDGHAVRELWRRHAELVRHSLSHGFYQGWDMHPSHLVSRYAAVYHFHLSHYEEYAQRVRAWEERREAAGGVMDEPATVRTMTAALRRADLALGKT
- a CDS encoding GNAT family N-acetyltransferase — protein: MHSNTVNPTTRLLTLRAATGADLPGVLALLAETADWLNGRGVRQWPAGGFPAERIAPLIEEGTMYLLDGEEGPAATLALDGQADPEFWAAGDDPGSALYVHKLSVARAHSGRGLGEALLDWAGLRVLAMGRKWLRLDCSKDNTRLQDYYRDQRFAHLRTVDLPHRASGALFQRAGGLRGRALGTAMPFVDWRGSSVRQHV
- a CDS encoding FAD-dependent oxidoreductase translates to MSLRVAIVGSGPAGIYTAEALTKQAPGSVEVDVIERLPTPYGLVRYGVAPDHTSIKSIADYLRRVLELPAVRFLGGVELGKDVGVTDLLDCYDAVVYCTGAMVDRRMGIPGEDLPGSVAATDFVNWYCGHPDTPADRFVLDSPEVAVIGVGNVAVDVVRVLAKTAEELRATDVPDEVLTRLAGSQVKAIHMIGRRGPEHAKFTLKELRELGELANADVCVRPEEAVADVTEASRQIRGNVEVLQSWAARSPVGRPRRLDVRFWMRPVEILGESRVEALRLERTRLVDGRVVGTGEFETLPVGMVLRSVGYQSVPLPGVPFSDATMTVPNVAGRVRDREYVAGWLKRGPTGVIGTNKSDAAETVRTLLADLAGREPVRRADLDAVLASRGVAPITYRHWLAIEAAEESLARTLGRGDRVKLLGLAAMLTASGR
- a CDS encoding AMP-binding protein, with product MEVPDWGTIPRMLRDQAGTHPSDIVVAGGEVRLSLAGLRDRAGAVARGLIALGVRPGDRVAIWGLNDPDWVVGAFGVWDAGAVLVPLSARYKGIEAAATLGRTGASVLVTGHGPDGTVFTDLLAGTAGGPGAGRPFEGLPELRCSVVPDALERPGTVRRSRMLSAGARIGHAEAEERALAVRPDDLCEIMSTSGSTGTPKGVMLEHGHTLRGYWDWAEIVTLRPGDRYPIVAPFAHGFGLNAGLLASVMRRATMMPIPVFGPELLTELIHDRRITVLAGPPTLFHRLLEGDVGEHSLRVAICGAASVPAELIRRLLERTGLERMINAYGLMEGTVVSMTRAEDPVEVVASSTGRPVPGIEVRIVDDHGAEVPTGERGEIVMRGYGVMRGYWDDPDRTAEVIRDGWLHTGDIGTFDADGNLAVVDRKKELFIVGGFNVSPAEVEGLLLREGSLAQAAVVGMPDERSGEAGWAFVVPRPGVAVDPERVLAWARENMSNYKVPRRVIVVDVLPANANGKTDKRVLRARAAGRARGGNSVAGPDTAR